In a genomic window of Pontibacter liquoris:
- a CDS encoding NIPSNAP family protein, giving the protein MNTKKRILFSLCLLALWVGLVSPVFSFAPQPGIFELKVYHLASHDQESRLDKYLQQAYLPALHRAGISKVGVFKPTEQKDSTERLVYVFIPLASSQQFFKLDQQLANDKQYATAGKDYIDAPYDKPLYKRFETILIEPFSGMTGFSVPNLKAAHGERIYELRSYEGATEKLHLNKVSEFNKGEIDIFKRLNFNAVFYGRVVAGSLMPNLMYMTTFENKAEREAHWKAFNDDPAWKKLNALPEYAHNTSHADIILLHPTDYSDI; this is encoded by the coding sequence ATGAACACAAAAAAACGCATCTTATTTTCCCTCTGCCTGCTGGCCTTGTGGGTGGGCCTGGTATCGCCCGTATTCAGTTTCGCGCCTCAGCCCGGCATTTTCGAGTTAAAAGTATACCACCTGGCAAGCCATGACCAGGAAAGCAGGCTGGACAAATACCTGCAGCAGGCTTACCTGCCGGCCCTGCACCGTGCCGGCATCAGCAAAGTAGGCGTGTTTAAACCCACCGAACAAAAGGACTCGACCGAGCGCCTGGTATATGTGTTTATTCCACTCGCCTCTTCGCAGCAGTTCTTTAAATTAGACCAGCAGCTGGCCAATGACAAGCAATACGCCACCGCCGGAAAGGATTACATCGACGCACCCTATGACAAGCCACTTTACAAGCGCTTCGAGACGATCCTGATCGAGCCATTTTCCGGCATGACGGGCTTCAGCGTTCCTAACCTAAAGGCAGCGCACGGCGAAAGGATCTATGAGCTGCGCAGCTACGAAGGAGCTACCGAAAAACTGCACCTCAACAAGGTGTCGGAGTTTAACAAAGGCGAGATCGACATTTTCAAACGCCTGAACTTTAATGCCGTGTTTTATGGTCGTGTGGTGGCCGGCAGCCTGATGCCCAACCTCATGTATATGACCACATTCGAGAACAAAGCCGAGCGGGAAGCACACTGGAAAGCCTTTAACGACGATCCGGCCTGGAAAAAGCTTAATGCGCTGCCTGAGTATGCGCATAACACTTCGCATGCCGATATCATCCTGCTGCACCCAACCGACTATTCCGATATTTAA
- a CDS encoding sugar phosphate isomerase/epimerase family protein, which produces MTSRRDFLRSSGCLALGALLSPLATQAAKGPAKIKDVGIQLYTVRNEMLADAVGTLKQLAAIGYKQLESARSAKGLYYGLQPKEIRKITQDLGMTLRSGHVAVDKDWERTVAAAAETGQEYLICSSLPAEGQTVSNYTRCADIFSKSAEDCKKAGILFGYHNHEYEFEKENGQVLYDVLLAQTDPEMVKMEMDLGWVVLSGYDPIDYFNKYPGRFPLWHLKDMDKTKLQSTEFGKGAINIKQLMQNAGKSKMKYFFVEQEEYAGEPMASVKHNYNYLQKLSL; this is translated from the coding sequence ATGACATCAAGACGTGATTTTCTGAGGAGCTCCGGCTGCCTGGCGCTTGGCGCACTTCTTTCGCCGCTTGCCACGCAGGCAGCAAAAGGCCCAGCCAAAATAAAGGATGTAGGCATTCAGCTCTACACGGTCCGCAACGAGATGCTGGCCGATGCGGTGGGCACCTTAAAACAGCTGGCGGCTATTGGCTACAAGCAACTCGAATCGGCCAGGAGCGCAAAAGGCTTATACTATGGATTGCAGCCAAAAGAGATCAGGAAGATCACGCAGGATTTGGGCATGACGCTGCGCAGCGGCCACGTGGCCGTGGACAAGGATTGGGAGCGCACAGTAGCGGCTGCCGCGGAAACCGGCCAGGAGTATTTGATCTGCTCTTCGCTGCCGGCCGAGGGACAGACGGTGTCCAACTATACCCGGTGCGCCGATATCTTCTCTAAGTCTGCCGAGGACTGTAAAAAAGCAGGCATCCTGTTTGGCTACCACAACCACGAGTATGAGTTTGAAAAGGAGAACGGCCAGGTGTTGTACGATGTGCTGCTTGCCCAAACCGACCCGGAAATGGTAAAGATGGAAATGGACTTGGGTTGGGTGGTGCTCTCGGGCTACGATCCGATCGATTACTTCAACAAGTATCCCGGCCGCTTCCCGCTGTGGCACCTCAAAGACATGGATAAAACCAAACTGCAGAGCACAGAATTCGGCAAAGGCGCCATTAACATCAAACAGCTGATGCAGAATGCCGGGAAATCGAAAATGAAATACTTCTTTGTGGAGCAGGAAGAGTACGCCGGCGAACCGATGGCCAGTGTCAAGCACAACTATAACTACCTCCAGAAACTGAGCCTGTAG
- the ppk1 gene encoding polyphosphate kinase 1, producing MLINKISEQIKKSKYISRDLSWLRFNYRVLDQARDTSKNLFDRLKFMAITSSNLDEFFMIRVGSLYNYIDYGKERLDYSGLRELPFRKKLLDYAHRFVNDQYLTYTNELKPLFEKSGFDILKVGELTEIEQKKVDSYFKNTIYPLLTPMVFDNYHGFPLLMNQLLTFGVVTRTTEEQKAQDRVTFVQIPQNLARFYEINRKDKLVFVPIEEIVRWKIKKLFRNVEIVSVNLFRITRNGDFTLEESDDLEADFVQEIKAKLKTRKKGRVVRLEVERNPSQFMMKVLKDRWVIDNANVFTINSQLDLRGLWQIINHRQFKDRCFKQPASVPPLSMPSYGTVDMFEYLKEHDVLLHHPYNSMEPVVNLLERAAEDPSVLGIKQTIYRLADQSRVTAALLKAAENGKHVSVLFEVKARFDEERNIKEGERLEKAGCFVIYGLSKYKTHTKMLMIIRKEGEKVTRYVHIGSGNYNEQTARSYTDVSLLTTNEVYAHDVSEFFNVITGHSRPNEYKYLMTSPKAMRHDLIELIRHEGRNAKKGLKSGIVIKINSLEDKEVIDELYKASKAGVPIRLIVRGICCLRPGREELSENITVKSIVGEYLEHARLYYFHNCGDPLVYGGSADCMVRSFDRRIEALFLIVNEELKREAINILYYNLLDNQNSYIMREDGTYLKKRAGANEEVIDIHKIFYNKAYSEVPNMELV from the coding sequence ATGCTTATCAACAAGATTTCCGAACAGATAAAGAAAAGTAAGTACATCAGCCGTGATCTGAGCTGGTTGCGCTTCAATTACCGGGTGCTCGACCAGGCCCGCGATACAAGTAAAAATCTGTTCGACCGGCTTAAATTTATGGCCATCACATCGTCTAACCTGGATGAGTTCTTTATGATCCGGGTGGGCAGTTTGTACAATTATATCGACTACGGCAAAGAGCGCCTCGACTACTCAGGCTTACGGGAGCTGCCCTTTCGCAAGAAGCTGCTCGACTATGCGCACCGCTTTGTAAACGACCAGTACCTGACCTATACCAACGAACTCAAGCCATTGTTTGAGAAGAGCGGGTTTGATATCCTGAAGGTAGGCGAGCTGACCGAAATAGAGCAGAAAAAGGTGGATTCATACTTTAAGAATACCATTTACCCGCTGCTCACGCCCATGGTATTCGATAATTACCACGGCTTTCCGCTGCTCATGAACCAGCTGCTCACCTTTGGCGTGGTAACCCGCACCACCGAAGAGCAGAAAGCGCAGGACCGCGTCACGTTTGTGCAGATTCCCCAGAACCTGGCCCGTTTTTATGAGATCAACCGCAAGGATAAACTCGTGTTCGTGCCCATCGAGGAGATCGTCCGCTGGAAGATCAAAAAGCTGTTCCGCAACGTGGAGATCGTCTCGGTGAATTTGTTCCGCATTACGCGCAACGGCGACTTTACGCTGGAGGAATCCGACGACCTGGAGGCCGACTTTGTGCAGGAGATTAAGGCCAAGCTGAAAACGCGCAAAAAGGGCCGTGTGGTGCGCCTGGAGGTAGAGCGCAACCCGTCGCAGTTTATGATGAAGGTGCTTAAAGACCGTTGGGTGATCGACAATGCCAACGTGTTTACCATCAACAGCCAGCTGGACCTGCGGGGCCTATGGCAGATCATCAACCACCGGCAGTTTAAGGACAGGTGCTTTAAACAGCCGGCTTCTGTGCCGCCGCTGAGCATGCCCAGCTATGGCACCGTGGATATGTTTGAGTACCTGAAAGAGCACGACGTGCTGCTACATCACCCTTATAATAGTATGGAGCCGGTGGTGAACTTGCTCGAGCGTGCTGCCGAAGATCCGTCGGTGCTGGGTATCAAGCAAACCATTTACCGCCTGGCCGACCAGAGCCGGGTAACAGCCGCGCTGCTGAAAGCGGCTGAGAACGGCAAGCACGTCTCGGTACTTTTTGAGGTAAAAGCCCGTTTTGATGAGGAGCGCAATATCAAGGAAGGGGAGCGCCTGGAGAAAGCCGGCTGCTTTGTGATCTATGGCCTGAGCAAGTATAAAACGCATACCAAAATGCTCATGATCATCCGCAAGGAAGGTGAGAAGGTGACGCGTTACGTGCACATTGGCAGCGGCAACTACAACGAGCAGACCGCCCGCTCTTACACCGACGTGAGCCTGCTGACCACCAACGAAGTATACGCGCACGATGTATCGGAATTCTTTAACGTTATTACGGGCCACTCGCGCCCCAACGAGTATAAATACCTGATGACCTCGCCCAAAGCCATGCGCCACGATCTGATCGAGTTGATCCGGCACGAAGGGCGCAACGCCAAAAAAGGCCTGAAGAGCGGCATCGTTATCAAGATCAACTCGCTCGAGGACAAGGAAGTGATTGACGAGCTGTACAAGGCCTCGAAAGCAGGCGTGCCCATCCGGCTCATCGTGCGCGGCATTTGCTGCCTGCGCCCGGGCCGGGAGGAGCTCAGCGAGAACATCACCGTGAAATCGATTGTGGGCGAATACCTGGAGCACGCCCGCCTGTATTACTTCCATAACTGCGGCGATCCGCTGGTGTACGGCGGCAGCGCCGACTGCATGGTGCGCAGCTTCGACCGGCGCATTGAGGCGCTGTTCCTGATCGTGAATGAAGAGTTGAAACGCGAAGCCATCAACATTTTATACTATAACCTGCTCGATAACCAGAACTCCTACATTATGCGCGAAGACGGCACGTACCTGAAAAAGCGGGCCGGTGCAAACGAAGAAGTGATCGATATCCACAAAATATTTTATAACAAAGCCTACAGCGAAGTGCCCAACATGGAGCTGGTGTAA
- a CDS encoding DUF5996 family protein produces the protein MDASNIPADEHYTFPPLPLLGWEATKDTLHLYLQVVGKIRLMQMPRRNHWWNITLYVTSRGLGTGPIPYKFYTFEIDFDFIDHQLLIHTSTGASEVIMLQDGLTVSEFYTSVMKALEVLGIHVEILAKPYDNKSTIPFAEDHTHASYDAEWVNRYWRVLVTVDQVLKEFSGRYYGKTCPVHLYWHHLDLTVTRFSGKSLPVPKDASVVEKDAYSHEVISFGFWPGDDQVRFPAFYSYTFPSPQGLDLEPLHPKIAHWVDSNGSPMAILNYEELRELEHPRQALLDFLESAYQAGARLAGWPEEELKVLPLDEL, from the coding sequence ATGGACGCCTCAAACATTCCCGCAGATGAGCATTATACTTTCCCGCCGCTGCCCCTTTTGGGCTGGGAAGCCACCAAGGATACCCTCCACCTCTACCTGCAGGTGGTAGGCAAGATCCGGCTGATGCAAATGCCCCGGCGCAACCATTGGTGGAACATCACGCTGTATGTAACATCGCGCGGCCTTGGTACGGGGCCCATTCCGTATAAGTTTTATACGTTCGAAATCGACTTTGATTTTATAGATCACCAGCTGCTGATCCATACCAGCACCGGCGCTTCCGAAGTGATCATGCTGCAGGACGGGCTTACGGTTTCGGAGTTTTATACTTCAGTGATGAAAGCGCTGGAGGTGTTGGGCATACACGTGGAGATCCTGGCCAAACCCTACGACAACAAAAGCACCATCCCGTTTGCCGAAGATCATACGCACGCCTCTTACGATGCCGAGTGGGTGAACCGCTACTGGCGCGTACTGGTTACAGTAGACCAGGTTTTAAAGGAATTCAGCGGCCGCTATTACGGCAAAACCTGCCCGGTGCACCTCTACTGGCACCACCTGGACCTGACGGTGACCCGCTTCTCCGGCAAAAGCCTGCCGGTTCCTAAGGACGCCAGCGTAGTGGAAAAAGACGCTTACTCGCACGAGGTGATCAGCTTTGGCTTCTGGCCCGGCGACGACCAGGTGCGCTTTCCGGCTTTCTACTCCTATACTTTCCCTTCGCCGCAAGGCCTGGACCTGGAGCCGTTGCACCCGAAGATCGCGCACTGGGTAGATTCGAACGGTAGCCCCATGGCTATTCTGAACTATGAGGAGCTGCGGGAGCTGGAGCATCCGCGCCAGGCCCTGCTCGACTTCCTGGAAAGCGCTTACCAGGCCGGCGCCAGACTAGCCGGCTGGCCTGAAGAAGAACTGAAAGTGCTGCCCCTGGATGAATTGTAG
- a CDS encoding lipase maturation factor family protein, with the protein MDNEAREDFPVPAAPPTYWLTRFVILRLLGVIYAVAFLVAINQVVPLIGAQGLLPVTIYLKQISAMFGSDGAGFLRLPSLFWFWHSDTALLTVSWVGFILSLVVVAGFANALILGVLWFLYMSLVHVGQEWYGYGWEYLLIESGFLAIFLCPLLDLRPFPKREPPRPIIVLFRWLIFRVMLGAGLIKLRGDAVWRNATALYYHFETQPMPGPFSRWFHFLPHSVLKGGVWFNHLAEVVAPWFVFWPRLARHCAGVVIVIFQINIILSGNLSFLNWLTIVPALTCFDDGFWARLLPGWLVRKAEAAAAQAEVSRPMHTTAWAVTVLIALLSFRPAVNLLSSGQIMNTSYDPLDLVNTYGAFGTVGRERWNVVFEGTRDKTPDDHAHWKAYPYKGLPVALDKRPPQVAPYQLRLDWQMWFAAMSSHNEYPWTLNLVWKLLHNDAGAISLFADNPFPSKPPRYIRAVLYRYTFAKPGNPQGLWWHRERIGEWLPPLSANDPQLYGFLKSAGWIP; encoded by the coding sequence ATGGATAACGAAGCCCGCGAAGACTTTCCTGTGCCAGCTGCTCCTCCAACTTACTGGCTTACCCGCTTTGTTATACTTCGCCTGCTGGGCGTCATCTATGCCGTCGCCTTTCTGGTGGCCATCAACCAGGTGGTTCCTTTAATAGGGGCGCAGGGGCTCCTTCCGGTAACAATTTACCTTAAGCAGATAAGTGCCATGTTCGGTTCGGATGGGGCCGGTTTTCTGCGGCTGCCTTCGCTTTTCTGGTTCTGGCATTCCGATACGGCCTTGTTAACGGTTTCCTGGGTCGGCTTTATACTTTCACTGGTAGTAGTGGCAGGCTTTGCCAATGCGCTTATACTTGGTGTGCTCTGGTTCCTTTACATGTCGTTGGTTCATGTGGGGCAGGAGTGGTATGGCTACGGGTGGGAGTACCTGCTGATCGAATCCGGCTTTCTGGCGATCTTTCTTTGCCCTCTGCTCGATCTGCGGCCATTTCCGAAGCGGGAACCACCCAGGCCTATCATCGTTTTGTTCCGCTGGCTCATTTTCCGGGTCATGCTTGGTGCCGGGCTCATCAAGCTCCGGGGAGATGCCGTGTGGCGTAATGCGACTGCGCTCTATTATCATTTCGAAACGCAGCCTATGCCCGGCCCTTTTAGCCGTTGGTTTCATTTTCTGCCTCACTCCGTTCTAAAAGGCGGTGTCTGGTTCAACCACCTGGCTGAAGTAGTGGCGCCCTGGTTCGTGTTCTGGCCCCGCTTGGCGCGCCATTGCGCGGGCGTGGTCATTGTGATCTTCCAGATCAATATCATTCTGAGCGGGAACCTGTCGTTTCTGAACTGGCTAACCATTGTGCCTGCGCTGACCTGCTTTGACGATGGCTTCTGGGCCAGGCTGCTCCCCGGGTGGCTTGTGCGCAAAGCAGAAGCCGCTGCCGCCCAGGCCGAAGTATCGCGCCCCATGCACACCACGGCCTGGGCGGTTACAGTTTTGATTGCTCTCCTGAGCTTCCGGCCTGCCGTTAATTTACTGTCGTCCGGGCAGATCATGAATACTTCCTACGATCCGCTGGACCTGGTGAATACCTATGGCGCTTTCGGAACAGTTGGAAGAGAACGCTGGAACGTGGTATTTGAAGGAACAAGGGATAAAACACCCGACGATCATGCCCACTGGAAAGCCTATCCCTACAAAGGGCTGCCGGTTGCGCTTGATAAGCGCCCGCCGCAAGTTGCCCCTTATCAGTTGCGCCTGGACTGGCAGATGTGGTTTGCTGCCATGTCGTCTCACAACGAGTATCCCTGGACGTTAAATCTTGTCTGGAAGCTCCTGCATAATGACGCCGGTGCTATCAGTTTGTTTGCTGATAATCCTTTTCCCAGCAAACCGCCACGCTATATCCGGGCCGTGTTATATCGCTATACTTTTGCAAAGCCGGGCAATCCGCAGGGGCTTTGGTGGCACCGCGAGCGAATAGGCGAGTGGCTGCCTCCCTTATCGGCCAACGATCCGCAACTGTACGGTTTTCTGAAAAGTGCCGGCTGGATACCCTAA
- the gyrB gene encoding DNA topoisomerase (ATP-hydrolyzing) subunit B, with protein sequence MSEVEGTKQLANDYSADSIQVLEGLEAVRKRPAMYIGDIGIKGLHHLVWEVVDNSIDEALAGHCDEISVTVNEDNSVTVSDNGRGIPTDFHHKEGRSALEVVMTVLHAGGKFDKDTYKVSGGLHGVGVSCVNALSTDLLVTVNRNGKVYEQAYKIGVPQYPVREIGETDRTGTTVRFLPDASIFTTTEYKFDTIASRLRELSFLNKGIRINLTDLRERNEQGEPLFVSFLSEGGLKEFVAYLDETRENLIPEPIHVESEKNGVPVEIALQYNTSYTENIFSYVNNINTIEGGTHVAGFRRALTRTLKSYADKSGMLDKVKVEIAGDDFREGLTAVISVKVQEPQFEGQTKTKLGNSEVSGAVDTAVGEMLNEYLEEHPKEARIIVQKVILAAQARFAARKAREMVQRKSVLSSTSLPGKLADCSDNNPENCEIYLVEGDSAGGSAKQGRNRRFQAILPLRGKILNVEKAQEHRIYESEEIKNMITAFGVSFGTSEDDKALNMDKLRYHKIIIMTDADVDGSHIRTLILTFFFRYMRELIDNGYVYIALPPLYLVKKGKEERYCWSEQDRIDAVAELGKGREDSVNVQRYKGLGEMNPEQLWTTTMNPDVRSLKQVSIESAAEADHLFSMLMGDEVGPRRDFIERNAKYARVDV encoded by the coding sequence ATGAGTGAAGTAGAAGGAACAAAACAACTAGCAAACGATTATTCGGCAGATAGCATACAGGTACTGGAAGGGTTAGAGGCAGTTCGCAAGCGCCCTGCCATGTACATCGGCGACATTGGCATCAAAGGCCTGCACCACCTGGTGTGGGAGGTAGTGGATAACTCTATTGACGAAGCCCTGGCCGGCCATTGCGATGAAATTTCTGTTACCGTAAACGAAGACAACTCTGTTACGGTATCTGACAACGGACGTGGCATCCCAACGGACTTTCACCACAAAGAAGGCCGCTCGGCGCTGGAAGTCGTGATGACGGTGCTGCATGCCGGCGGTAAATTCGACAAAGACACCTACAAAGTATCCGGTGGTCTGCACGGCGTGGGTGTTTCCTGCGTGAACGCACTCTCCACCGACCTGCTGGTAACAGTAAACCGCAACGGAAAGGTATATGAGCAAGCTTATAAAATAGGCGTGCCCCAATACCCGGTGCGCGAGATCGGCGAAACAGACCGGACCGGTACGACGGTGCGCTTTTTGCCCGACGCCTCCATCTTTACCACCACCGAGTATAAATTTGATACCATTGCCAGCCGCCTGCGCGAGCTGTCGTTCCTCAACAAGGGCATCCGTATAAACCTCACGGACCTGCGCGAGCGCAATGAGCAGGGAGAGCCGCTTTTTGTGTCTTTTCTGTCGGAAGGTGGCCTGAAGGAGTTTGTAGCCTACCTGGATGAAACCCGGGAGAATCTGATCCCGGAGCCCATCCACGTGGAGAGCGAGAAGAACGGCGTGCCCGTGGAGATCGCCCTGCAGTATAACACCTCCTACACTGAGAACATTTTCTCGTACGTTAACAACATCAACACCATAGAGGGTGGTACACACGTGGCCGGATTCCGCCGTGCCCTTACCCGTACCTTGAAATCGTATGCCGATAAATCCGGTATGCTGGATAAGGTGAAAGTAGAGATCGCCGGCGATGACTTCCGTGAAGGCCTCACCGCGGTGATCTCGGTGAAAGTGCAGGAGCCACAGTTTGAAGGCCAGACCAAAACCAAGCTGGGTAACTCCGAGGTTTCCGGCGCCGTGGATACAGCCGTAGGCGAGATGCTGAACGAGTACCTGGAGGAACATCCCAAGGAGGCCCGCATCATCGTGCAGAAAGTGATACTGGCCGCACAGGCCCGTTTTGCTGCCCGCAAGGCCCGCGAAATGGTGCAGCGCAAGAGTGTGCTTTCCAGCACCAGCCTTCCCGGTAAACTGGCTGACTGCTCGGATAACAACCCCGAGAACTGCGAGATCTACCTGGTGGAAGGGGACTCGGCTGGTGGATCTGCCAAGCAGGGCCGTAACCGCCGCTTCCAGGCTATACTGCCGCTTCGGGGTAAGATCCTGAACGTAGAGAAAGCGCAGGAGCACCGTATTTACGAAAGCGAAGAGATCAAGAACATGATCACGGCCTTTGGGGTGAGCTTTGGCACGTCCGAAGACGACAAAGCCCTGAACATGGATAAGCTGCGTTACCACAAGATCATCATCATGACGGATGCGGACGTGGACGGATCGCACATCCGTACCCTGATCCTGACCTTCTTCTTCCGTTATATGAGAGAACTGATCGATAACGGCTATGTCTACATTGCCCTGCCGCCGCTATACCTGGTGAAAAAAGGCAAAGAGGAGCGTTATTGCTGGAGCGAACAGGACCGGATAGATGCTGTTGCCGAACTGGGCAAAGGCAGAGAAGACAGCGTAAACGTGCAGCGCTACAAAGGTCTGGGTGAGATGAACCCGGAGCAACTCTGGACTACAACCATGAACCCGGATGTGCGAAGCCTCAAGCAGGTAAGCATCGAATCGGCGGCCGAAGCCGACCACCTCTTCTCGATGCTGATGGGCGATGAAGTAGGCCCGCGCCGCGATTTTATAGAGCGCAATGCCAAGTATGCCCGTGTGGATGTGTAA
- a CDS encoding DMT family protein → MRTVLLLLVSNIFMTFAWYGHLRFREVALWKVILISWLIAFFEYCFQVPANRIGYGQFSAFQLKTIQEVITLSVFIGFSVLYLREELKWNYIVGFVLILAAVFFVFKKW, encoded by the coding sequence ATGCGTACGGTTCTGCTGCTGCTCGTTTCTAATATCTTCATGACCTTTGCCTGGTATGGGCACCTGCGCTTCCGGGAAGTGGCGCTTTGGAAAGTGATCCTGATCAGCTGGCTCATTGCTTTTTTTGAATACTGTTTTCAGGTGCCGGCCAACCGGATCGGCTACGGCCAGTTCTCGGCCTTTCAGCTTAAAACCATCCAGGAAGTCATCACCCTGTCGGTCTTTATCGGTTTTTCGGTTTTATACCTGCGCGAAGAGCTTAAATGGAATTACATCGTCGGCTTTGTGCTCATCCTGGCTGCCGTTTTCTTCGTGTTTAAAAAGTGGTAA
- a CDS encoding DUF2267 domain-containing protein, whose translation MAMNYENYVKDAKTWLHQLCTYLGIDDEQKAGRIFRAVLHAIRDRIPTGEAIHLGAQLPIIWKGIYYDGFTLHEPVRIRHEDEWLEFIRTKDAFAEQADFPTLDHVFYAFQDVMSFLRDRLSEGQYNQITQALPSDLTVPV comes from the coding sequence ATGGCAATGAACTATGAAAATTATGTGAAAGACGCAAAAACGTGGCTCCACCAGCTTTGCACCTACCTGGGCATTGACGATGAACAAAAAGCAGGACGCATTTTCAGGGCCGTTCTGCACGCCATCCGCGACCGCATTCCGACCGGCGAAGCGATCCATTTAGGCGCTCAGCTGCCCATTATCTGGAAAGGCATTTACTACGATGGCTTTACCCTGCACGAGCCCGTGCGCATACGCCACGAAGACGAGTGGCTGGAATTTATTCGCACCAAAGATGCTTTTGCAGAGCAGGCGGACTTTCCCACCCTGGACCACGTGTTTTATGCTTTTCAGGATGTGATGAGTTTCCTGCGCGACCGGCTTTCCGAAGGCCAGTATAACCAGATTACCCAGGCGCTTCCCTCCGACCTAACCGTGCCGGTATAA
- a CDS encoding SCO family protein, translating to MKRNNLATRTLFPALGLVATLLLSGCSANQEKTLPILGERQVVERQVNGKTVEDTVYLTIPNFAFVDQDSQQVTNQTFANKIYVTDFFFTTCPSICPKMKTQMLRVYDKFKDNPNVLLLSHTIDPQHDTVAVLKDFSERLGVSSDKWHFVTGEKDSIYAIAEKYLVPVKEEKGAEGGFIHGGHFMLIDGERRIRGVYDGTDAAAVDQLLNDIPVLLKEEQHEKK from the coding sequence ATGAAAAGAAATAACCTTGCAACCCGGACCCTTTTCCCTGCTTTGGGGCTGGTGGCCACCCTGCTGCTTTCCGGCTGCAGCGCCAACCAGGAGAAAACGCTGCCTATACTTGGGGAACGCCAGGTGGTGGAGCGCCAGGTGAATGGCAAAACCGTCGAAGACACCGTGTACCTGACCATACCGAACTTTGCCTTTGTGGACCAGGACAGCCAGCAGGTAACTAACCAGACTTTCGCTAACAAAATATATGTCACGGATTTTTTCTTTACCACCTGTCCCAGCATCTGCCCGAAAATGAAAACGCAAATGCTGCGCGTTTACGACAAGTTCAAGGACAACCCCAACGTGCTGCTGCTCTCCCATACCATCGACCCGCAACATGATACAGTGGCTGTGCTGAAAGACTTTTCAGAACGGCTGGGCGTAAGCTCGGATAAGTGGCACTTTGTAACCGGCGAAAAAGACAGCATCTATGCCATTGCCGAAAAGTACCTGGTGCCTGTTAAAGAAGAGAAAGGGGCAGAAGGAGGCTTTATACACGGGGGCCATTTTATGCTGATCGATGGCGAGCGCCGCATCCGTGGCGTGTACGATGGCACCGATGCGGCTGCCGTAGACCAGTTGCTCAACGATATTCCGGTATTGCTGAAAGAAGAACAGCATGAGAAAAAGTAG
- a CDS encoding c-type cytochrome: protein MRKSRMVAVVLGAAALTTLTQCFTEKQNEGLRVYQANCASCHMDDGSGLRGVIPPLANSDYLVKYRKQLPCLVRRGLNGEITVNGISYNKPMPASPKLRDDEIANLLNYLQTNFGNKNERYTMQEVTEYLQYCPRR, encoded by the coding sequence ATGAGAAAAAGTAGGATGGTAGCGGTGGTGCTGGGTGCAGCAGCCCTCACCACCCTTACCCAGTGTTTTACCGAAAAGCAGAACGAAGGCCTGCGGGTATACCAGGCCAACTGCGCCAGCTGCCACATGGACGATGGCAGTGGCCTGCGCGGCGTTATTCCACCACTGGCTAATTCTGATTACCTGGTCAAGTATCGCAAGCAGCTCCCCTGCCTGGTGCGCCGGGGCCTGAACGGCGAAATAACAGTAAATGGCATCAGTTACAACAAACCAATGCCTGCCAGCCCCAAACTGCGCGACGATGAGATTGCTAACCTGCTTAACTACCTGCAAACCAATTTCGGCAACAAGAACGAGCGCTACACCATGCAGGAAGTGACAGAATACCTGCAGTACTGCCCCCGCCGCTAA